Proteins from one Chitinophaga oryzae genomic window:
- a CDS encoding MutS-related protein, producing the protein MFRYPLADVDTINARSTTIRAFAERGVVFPYEAAWFDAAEQYLQNTDERSRLSDQQDTLGRKLQQLIAGDNAYKAIEKGVEALIRILQATRQFAEDMRRQVADLPYSKALAVMELLLRSEELQPLLQEPAGQKLPFARVAEYDKILRFRQRDEMRKLLLQIYQADVYISVAGIAQKRKFAFPLAVPKEKQIVVLEDFYHPALSNPVVNTLTITPSGNVIFLTGANMAGKSTFMKALGVAMYLGQMGFPVPASKMEFAVRDGIYTTINLPDNLSMGASHFYAEVLRIKNIARELSRDKYLFVIFDELFRGTNVKDAHEATVAVTSAIARRKNCMFIVSTHIIEAGEVLKTQCENIRFVYLPTLMDRYRPVYTHKLQEGITADRHGMVIINNEGILDILARKKSIKKNT; encoded by the coding sequence ATGTTTCGTTACCCGCTGGCGGATGTGGATACGATCAATGCACGGAGTACGACTATCCGCGCTTTTGCCGAACGGGGCGTGGTATTTCCTTACGAGGCGGCATGGTTTGACGCGGCGGAGCAGTATCTGCAAAACACCGATGAGCGCAGCCGCCTGTCTGATCAGCAGGACACCCTGGGCCGGAAGCTGCAGCAGCTGATTGCGGGCGACAATGCGTATAAAGCGATAGAGAAAGGGGTAGAAGCCCTTATCCGGATATTACAGGCCACCCGTCAGTTTGCCGAAGACATGCGCCGGCAGGTGGCCGATCTGCCCTATAGTAAAGCGTTGGCCGTCATGGAGCTGCTGTTGCGGTCAGAAGAGCTGCAGCCGCTGCTGCAGGAGCCGGCGGGGCAGAAGTTGCCGTTTGCCAGGGTGGCGGAGTATGACAAGATACTCCGCTTCCGGCAACGCGACGAAATGAGGAAGCTGCTGTTACAGATCTACCAGGCAGATGTATACATTTCCGTTGCCGGCATCGCCCAAAAAAGAAAGTTCGCTTTCCCGCTGGCGGTACCGAAAGAAAAGCAAATAGTGGTACTGGAGGATTTTTATCATCCTGCCCTGTCCAACCCCGTGGTGAACACCCTTACCATTACGCCTTCAGGAAATGTCATCTTCCTCACCGGCGCCAACATGGCCGGCAAGTCTACTTTCATGAAGGCGCTGGGCGTAGCGATGTACCTCGGCCAGATGGGGTTTCCGGTGCCTGCCTCAAAGATGGAGTTTGCCGTAAGGGATGGTATTTATACCACCATCAACCTGCCGGATAACCTGAGCATGGGGGCCAGCCATTTCTATGCAGAAGTGTTGCGCATCAAAAATATCGCCCGTGAGCTGAGCAGGGATAAATACCTGTTTGTCATTTTCGATGAGCTGTTCCGCGGTACCAATGTAAAAGACGCACATGAAGCCACGGTTGCCGTTACCAGCGCAATAGCCCGCAGGAAAAACTGCATGTTCATCGTGTCTACCCATATTATAGAAGCAGGAGAGGTACTGAAAACGCAATGTGAGAACATCCGTTTCGTATACCTGCCCACGTTAATGGACAGGTATCGGCCGGTATATACACATAAGTTGCAGGAGGGCATTACGGCCGACAGGCATGGCATGGTGATCATCAACAATGAAGGTATCCTGGATATTTTGGCACGAAAAAAATCAATAAAGAAGAACACATGA
- a CDS encoding Gldg family protein, which yields MRRIFKIAKAELFTLFYSPIAWMILIVFAFQTGMNFIGHLQEIVRSENIGFGNSFITAGIFSGNLGVFTAVQGYLYLYIPLMTMGLMSREFSSGSIKLLYSSPVTSAQIIYGKFLAMMLYSLMLIGILLVYVVIGMCAVKNFDLPSVLSGLLALYLLMCAYAAIGLFMSCLTAYQVVAALGTLVLLAALSYMDKIWQDIDFVRDITYWASISGRCNAMIGGLICSEDVLYFVIVIAMFITLSIQKLQANRTHAAFTVVWGKYAVVVLAAMMLGYATSRPVLMAYYDATATKRNTLTPNSQAIMAKLEGGLTITTYVNLLDREYYHGIPTQVNEDKERLRQYIRFKPETKLKYVYYYDKPSNNPRLDFVYKNKSLAEMAKKEAEIRELDINMFLTPEQIKKQINLTDEGNTFVRLVERENGQKAWLRIYDDMEKFPSEAEVSAVFKRMVMKLPKIGFLQKHGERDIEGDRIKDYTLFSSVKTFRYALTNQGCDVEPLDLTGDKEIPGGIDIIVVADMKEALDSATKRKLDAYIANGGNLAVTLKPGSAVMESFIEQFGLKTVPGQLVQPKVDVAANAVMAVPTPAAEGLADVFRLMREQHKYVGMVKSAGLVFSPEKGFSAIPVLRTIDSMKTWNELQTIDFVNDSATLDVATGERADSFVTAYALTRKVGSKEQRIMVLGDADCISNGGMTPPIRRYGASNFNIIPGMFHWLSYGTVPVDVTRPRSKDNESSFTKGNVNVLKYALTWMIPGILLIGSTILLIRRKRK from the coding sequence ATGAGACGAATTTTTAAGATCGCCAAGGCAGAGTTATTTACCTTGTTCTATTCGCCGATCGCCTGGATGATATTGATTGTTTTCGCCTTCCAGACGGGGATGAACTTTATCGGGCACCTGCAGGAAATTGTACGTTCAGAGAACATCGGCTTCGGCAATTCTTTTATCACGGCCGGCATCTTTTCAGGTAATCTGGGCGTGTTCACTGCCGTGCAGGGCTATCTCTACCTGTATATACCGCTGATGACCATGGGGCTGATGAGCCGTGAATTCAGCAGCGGCTCCATCAAACTGTTGTACTCTTCACCGGTCACTTCTGCGCAAATCATCTACGGTAAGTTCCTGGCGATGATGCTTTACAGCCTTATGCTGATCGGCATACTGCTGGTATATGTCGTGATAGGGATGTGCGCCGTGAAGAATTTCGACCTGCCTTCCGTGCTGTCGGGATTGCTGGCGCTGTACCTGCTGATGTGCGCCTATGCCGCCATCGGCCTGTTTATGTCCTGCCTTACCGCTTACCAGGTGGTGGCCGCATTGGGGACCCTGGTATTGCTGGCGGCCCTCAGCTACATGGACAAAATATGGCAGGACATCGACTTCGTCAGGGATATTACCTACTGGGCTTCTATTTCCGGCCGTTGCAACGCCATGATAGGCGGATTGATCTGCAGTGAAGACGTACTGTATTTTGTCATCGTTATCGCCATGTTTATCACCCTGAGCATTCAAAAGCTGCAGGCCAACCGTACGCATGCCGCTTTTACGGTGGTATGGGGTAAGTATGCTGTGGTGGTGCTGGCGGCCATGATGCTGGGATACGCCACTTCCCGCCCTGTACTGATGGCCTATTACGATGCCACCGCCACCAAACGGAACACGCTGACGCCCAACAGTCAGGCGATCATGGCCAAACTGGAAGGCGGTTTGACCATCACTACCTATGTGAACCTGCTGGACCGGGAATATTACCACGGCATCCCCACGCAGGTGAATGAAGATAAAGAGCGCCTGAGACAGTATATCCGCTTTAAACCGGAAACCAAACTGAAATACGTTTATTACTACGATAAACCCAGTAATAACCCCCGCCTCGATTTTGTCTACAAAAACAAGTCCCTCGCGGAAATGGCCAAAAAAGAAGCGGAAATACGGGAACTCGATATCAATATGTTCCTGACCCCGGAGCAGATCAAAAAACAAATCAACCTGACGGATGAGGGCAACACCTTCGTGCGTTTGGTGGAAAGAGAGAACGGGCAGAAAGCCTGGCTGCGGATCTACGACGATATGGAAAAGTTCCCCAGCGAAGCGGAAGTGTCGGCCGTCTTCAAAAGAATGGTGATGAAACTCCCTAAGATCGGCTTTCTGCAAAAACACGGAGAAAGGGATATAGAGGGCGACCGGATCAAAGACTATACGCTGTTCTCTTCGGTAAAAACATTCCGTTATGCTTTGACCAACCAGGGCTGCGATGTAGAGCCGCTGGACCTGACAGGCGATAAGGAAATTCCCGGGGGAATCGATATTATCGTGGTGGCGGATATGAAGGAAGCGCTGGACTCCGCTACCAAAAGGAAACTGGACGCTTACATCGCCAACGGGGGGAACCTGGCCGTTACCCTGAAACCCGGTTCTGCTGTGATGGAATCGTTCATTGAACAGTTTGGCCTTAAAACAGTGCCCGGGCAGCTGGTGCAGCCCAAGGTCGACGTGGCGGCCAACGCGGTGATGGCGGTGCCAACGCCTGCCGCAGAAGGGCTGGCAGACGTATTCCGGCTCATGCGCGAGCAACATAAATATGTAGGCATGGTGAAAAGCGCAGGCCTGGTCTTCTCCCCGGAGAAAGGATTCAGCGCCATTCCGGTGCTGCGCACCATCGATTCCATGAAGACATGGAATGAACTGCAGACCATCGACTTTGTGAACGATTCTGCAACGCTGGACGTGGCTACCGGTGAGAGAGCGGACAGTTTTGTTACCGCCTATGCGTTGACAAGGAAAGTAGGCAGCAAAGAACAGCGTATCATGGTGCTGGGAGATGCGGACTGTATCAGCAACGGGGGAATGACGCCGCCCATCAGGCGTTATGGCGCGTCCAACTTCAATATTATCCCCGGTATGTTCCATTGGTTGTCTTACGGCACGGTGCCCGTGGATGTGACCCGCCCGCGCTCCAAAGACAACGAATCATCTTTTACCAAAGGGAATGTAAACGTGCTGAAGTATGCGCTGACGTGGATGATACCCGGAATATTGCTGATAGGCAGCACCATCTTACTGATCAGGAGAAAAAGAAAATAA
- a CDS encoding ABC transporter ATP-binding protein, producing the protein MENTIVKVENLSHRYASQWAVRDINFEIDSQGVVGLLGSNGAGKSTTMNIICGVLKQSKGEVFINGINLKDNPVEAKRNIGFMPQKLPLYPDFTVEEYLTYCAELRMVEKTQIKKAVGTALERCGVAHFRERLLRNLSGGYQQRVGIAQAIVHDPKFVVLDEPTNGLDPNQILEVRNLIKQIALDRAVLLSTHILSEVQATCREIKMIEEGQMVFSGSLEMFDNYIEPDTLIITLDTPPVTEALLTVEGIRSVEQLSPYRFRLGYDGEKRTAQKVAAAAVSQDWGLMELIVEKSSLEAVFARLSKKNNK; encoded by the coding sequence ATGGAAAACACCATCGTAAAAGTTGAAAACTTGTCTCACCGCTACGCCTCCCAATGGGCCGTCAGAGATATAAATTTTGAGATCGACAGCCAGGGCGTTGTAGGGCTGCTGGGTTCCAACGGCGCCGGCAAGTCTACCACCATGAATATCATCTGCGGCGTGTTGAAACAATCAAAAGGAGAGGTATTCATCAATGGGATCAATCTGAAAGACAACCCTGTCGAAGCCAAACGTAATATCGGGTTTATGCCGCAGAAACTGCCTTTGTATCCCGACTTTACCGTAGAGGAATATCTTACCTATTGTGCCGAATTGAGGATGGTCGAAAAAACGCAGATAAAAAAGGCGGTCGGTACCGCGCTGGAAAGATGCGGCGTCGCCCATTTCAGGGAGCGCCTGTTGCGTAACCTCTCCGGTGGGTACCAGCAGCGGGTAGGCATTGCACAGGCCATCGTGCACGACCCGAAGTTCGTGGTGCTGGATGAGCCAACGAACGGGCTGGACCCCAACCAGATCCTGGAAGTGCGTAACCTGATCAAACAGATAGCGCTGGACAGGGCGGTATTGCTTTCAACCCATATCCTGAGCGAAGTACAGGCCACCTGCCGGGAGATCAAAATGATTGAAGAAGGACAGATGGTGTTTTCCGGCTCACTGGAGATGTTCGATAACTACATAGAACCCGATACGCTCATCATCACCCTGGATACTCCTCCTGTAACGGAAGCGCTGCTAACGGTTGAAGGGATCCGGTCTGTAGAGCAGCTGTCTCCCTATCGCTTCCGCCTGGGCTATGACGGGGAGAAAAGGACAGCGCAGAAAGTGGCTGCCGCCGCTGTCAGCCAGGACTGGGGCCTGATGGAACTGATCGTGGAAAAGAGCTCGCTGGAAGCTGTGTTCGCCAGACTGTCGAAGAAAAATAATAAGTAA
- a CDS encoding RagB/SusD family nutrient uptake outer membrane protein, protein MKLKSFLIAGLTGLLTLSSCSKFLEEKSQSEVIPKTAVDYRELLTGSGYMTNDEPMGFLYFMDDDVDFFMEYANDESYVVGSYDARYNYLWYTWQPRLADRNGVGDLIAEDPSATAYFRYYKWIMGCNAVLDNIDNAVGSQQDKNRVKAEALAVRAMYYFRLANLYGEPYNRNPQSLCVPMKLNSGIVSGPTPQHTVAEVYTQVVNDLKEACRLMDPLPIARRDYHINQPAIHILLSRVYLYMEKWQESVAEADKAFEQGSKLADMTTLDTKSGTWLTYNNVEVEWVFGGNTQPNQTTYVPAATFLSTFDQQDARLRVGISISEQTFVPLLSKLPSGANLAQTIRASEALLNRAEANVQLGNLAPALKDLNDLRRKRITGYTDEAIADKATLLQAVREERRKEFCFECFRWFDLRRYGMPAISHRYKHELGGDLLQYKLKQGDPMYVLPFPASVIMRNTALQQNPSGIMADRVGEK, encoded by the coding sequence ATGAAACTGAAGTCATTTTTAATAGCTGGGCTGACCGGTTTGCTTACTTTAAGCAGTTGCTCCAAATTCCTCGAAGAGAAATCGCAGAGTGAAGTGATTCCGAAAACAGCGGTCGACTACCGGGAATTATTGACCGGATCAGGGTATATGACCAACGATGAACCTATGGGTTTTCTCTATTTCATGGATGACGACGTCGATTTCTTCATGGAATATGCCAATGATGAGTCTTATGTGGTAGGCTCCTACGATGCACGGTATAACTACCTCTGGTATACGTGGCAGCCCCGGCTGGCCGACAGGAACGGGGTAGGAGATCTGATTGCGGAAGATCCTTCCGCTACCGCTTATTTCAGGTACTATAAGTGGATCATGGGCTGTAACGCCGTGCTGGACAATATTGACAACGCAGTGGGCAGCCAGCAGGATAAAAACCGGGTGAAGGCCGAAGCACTGGCGGTCCGCGCGATGTACTATTTCCGGCTGGCCAATCTCTACGGTGAACCTTATAACCGCAACCCGCAGTCACTTTGTGTGCCCATGAAGCTGAACTCCGGTATCGTATCGGGACCTACGCCGCAGCATACTGTAGCGGAAGTGTATACGCAGGTAGTCAATGACCTGAAAGAAGCCTGCCGCCTGATGGACCCGCTGCCTATAGCGCGCCGGGATTACCACATCAATCAGCCCGCCATCCATATCCTGCTGTCAAGAGTGTATCTCTATATGGAAAAGTGGCAGGAGAGCGTTGCCGAGGCCGATAAGGCATTTGAGCAGGGCAGCAAACTCGCTGACATGACCACGCTGGACACTAAGTCCGGTACCTGGCTCACCTATAACAACGTGGAAGTAGAGTGGGTGTTTGGCGGTAACACCCAGCCGAACCAAACGACCTACGTACCGGCAGCCACCTTCCTGTCTACCTTCGATCAGCAGGACGCCCGTTTGAGAGTAGGTATTTCCATCAGCGAGCAGACATTTGTTCCGCTCCTGTCGAAGCTCCCTTCAGGGGCCAACCTGGCACAAACCATCCGCGCTTCGGAAGCGCTGCTGAACAGGGCGGAAGCCAATGTGCAGCTGGGGAACCTGGCGCCGGCGCTGAAAGACCTGAATGATCTCCGGCGTAAACGCATCACCGGGTATACGGATGAAGCGATCGCCGATAAAGCCACCCTGTTGCAGGCAGTGAGAGAAGAACGCCGCAAGGAATTTTGTTTCGAATGTTTCCGCTGGTTTGACCTGCGCCGTTACGGCATGCCTGCTATCAGCCACCGGTATAAACACGAGCTGGGGGGAGACCTGCTGCAATACAAACTGAAGCAGGGCGACCCGATGTACGTACTGCCGTTCCCTGCCAGCGTTATCATGAGAAACACCGCCCTTCAGCAAAACCCTTCCGGTATCATGGCGGACAGGGTCGGCGAAAAATAG